A window of Christiangramia forsetii KT0803 contains these coding sequences:
- a CDS encoding response regulator transcription factor, whose protein sequence is MKILIIEDEKDMLQNMEDTLLKQNYIVETASDLDSAMSKVGVYDYDCILLDINLPDGSGMEILNFLKENKKTEGVIIVSARNSLDDRIQGLDTGADDYIAKPFHMAELNARVKALLRRKKFDGSVLFNIGNLHIDSEKHTSYTEFGEMELNRKEFDILTYLATNQNRLVSKSALAEHVWGDHIDQADNFEFIYSQIKNLRKKLKDVMAEVEIKAIYGIGYKLILP, encoded by the coding sequence ATGAAAATTCTCATTATTGAAGATGAAAAAGATATGCTTCAGAATATGGAGGATACGCTTTTGAAACAGAATTATATTGTAGAAACGGCGAGTGATCTGGATTCTGCCATGTCTAAAGTGGGTGTTTATGATTATGATTGCATTCTTCTCGATATAAATCTTCCTGATGGTAGTGGCATGGAAATTCTGAATTTTCTGAAGGAGAATAAAAAGACAGAAGGGGTGATCATAGTTTCAGCAAGAAATTCTTTAGATGACAGAATCCAGGGATTAGATACAGGGGCTGATGATTATATAGCTAAACCCTTCCATATGGCCGAGTTAAATGCACGGGTAAAGGCGCTACTTCGAAGAAAAAAATTTGATGGAAGCGTACTTTTCAACATTGGCAATCTCCATATAGATTCTGAAAAGCATACTTCATATACTGAATTTGGAGAGATGGAACTCAACCGAAAGGAGTTTGATATTCTTACCTATCTTGCTACCAATCAAAACAGGCTGGTAAGTAAATCGGCGCTGGCAGAACATGTTTGGGGAGATCATATAGACCAGGCAGATAATTTTGAATTCATTTATTCCCAGATAAAAAATCTTAGAAAGAAACTCAAAGATGTGATGGCAGAGGTTGAAATTAAAGCTATCTATGGAATTGGCTATAAACTTATACTTCCTTGA
- a CDS encoding DsbA family oxidoreductase → MKKKLKIDIVSDVVCPWCTIGYKRLARAITELGVEDQVEIEWQPFELNPNMPAEGQNVTEHITEKYGSTIDQQKESQQHMTQIGEELGFTFDYFDEMKMVNTFDAHILLDYAKEFGKQTELKMHLTKAFFSERKNVSDKDVLRQALLDVGLDAEEGLARLESEEARYEVRSQQAYWKNLGVSSVPTVVFNRKSAVTGAQPVDTFKQVLSELIAE, encoded by the coding sequence ATGAAGAAAAAGTTGAAAATTGATATTGTCTCTGATGTAGTGTGCCCCTGGTGTACTATTGGTTATAAGAGATTAGCGAGAGCTATTACTGAATTGGGTGTAGAAGATCAGGTTGAAATTGAATGGCAACCATTTGAATTAAATCCAAATATGCCCGCTGAAGGTCAAAACGTCACCGAGCATATTACAGAAAAATACGGTTCTACAATAGACCAGCAGAAAGAATCACAGCAACATATGACCCAAATTGGTGAAGAACTTGGTTTTACTTTCGATTATTTCGATGAGATGAAAATGGTAAATACGTTTGACGCCCATATTTTACTGGACTATGCAAAGGAATTTGGCAAGCAAACCGAATTAAAAATGCACCTGACCAAAGCTTTTTTTAGTGAACGTAAAAACGTTTCAGATAAAGATGTATTGAGACAAGCTCTATTAGATGTTGGGTTAGATGCAGAAGAAGGATTAGCCAGGTTAGAAAGCGAAGAAGCTCGCTATGAAGTTAGAAGTCAGCAAGCTTATTGGAAGAATTTAGGAGTTAGCTCTGTGCCCACTGTAGTTTTTAATAGAAAAAGCGCTGTTACTGGTGCACAACCGGTAGACACTTTTAAGCAGGTGCTTTCAGAATTAATTGCTGAATAA
- a CDS encoding carboxymuconolactone decarboxylase family protein, producing MSTLKIHNMETAPEDSKPLLEQSKKAYGMIPNLHGVLAESPGIYEAYLTLHNLFENSSFNKEELTVVWQTINVEHECHYCVPAHTGIANMMKVDLAITEALRNRTEMPTEKLQKLHEMTLSIVRNRGQVAEKELENFFAAGYTRRQLLEIILGLSQKVISNYTNHIAETPVDEPFKKFEWNKEDVAS from the coding sequence ATGAGTACATTAAAAATTCACAATATGGAAACCGCACCAGAAGACAGTAAACCTCTTTTGGAGCAATCGAAGAAAGCTTACGGAATGATTCCTAATCTTCATGGAGTGCTGGCTGAATCGCCGGGAATTTATGAAGCTTATCTGACCCTACATAACCTATTTGAAAATTCATCTTTTAATAAAGAAGAACTAACGGTGGTATGGCAAACGATAAATGTTGAGCACGAGTGTCATTATTGCGTTCCTGCACACACGGGAATTGCCAATATGATGAAAGTAGATTTAGCCATTACCGAGGCACTCCGTAACAGAACGGAAATGCCTACTGAAAAACTTCAGAAGTTACATGAAATGACGCTTTCTATAGTAAGAAATCGTGGTCAGGTAGCCGAGAAAGAATTAGAGAATTTCTTTGCTGCTGGATATACCAGGCGTCAGCTATTGGAAATTATATTGGGGCTTTCTCAGAAAGTAATTAGCAATTACACAAATCATATAGCAGAAACTCCGGTAGATGAACCATTCAAAAAATTTGAATGGAATAAGGAGGATGTAGCATCATAA
- a CDS encoding LTA synthase family protein: protein MKSKTNSVNSIFLYNIRRATTAFTGFALIFLIFLFILSGVEVSLGIANHTVENGFSDLFLWSCLEDLKFFFTWLLPAYLIFSILYLLSKQIARFSFIIFSIVFFLGQLGLVFYFNTTLLMLGSDIFGYSTDEIMQTVGASGTLSLTPVLIFIVVVTGLVASLFYLPKKLNFGIIFPSVLVLFSVVFILFGASEKLITADLNSDFETNLIKNKSQHFFSETYAYLDPDLYETDIYAESYLGEFFSKYANAEPIEYLDDPDYPFLHKELKSDVLSPFFDTQEKAPNIVIILVEGLGRAFTNRGAYLGNFTPYLDSLSTESLYWSNFLSNGGRTFAVLPSLLGSLPFSENGFLEMKDKMPNQISLLNLLKKNGYRTSFYYGGNSEFDKMDMYLKKNRIDQIIDENDFPSSYKKIPASNSGFTWGYGDKELFRYYLNTKSGEDNQPRLDVLLTVSTHDPFLIDETEKYTQKFENRMTEFGFSEGKKSDYRNYTRQYTSVLFADDAIKDFIETYKKRDDFENTIFIITGDHRIPEIPMASKIDRYHVPLLIYSPMINRPAEFESVSSHFDIAPSLISFLENNYKVKSPKINSFVGRGLDTTRNFQNIHQIPLMQTKTDLIDFVMGEYHLNGDDLYHLTREFKEEIVKDPAKVEEIRNGFNQFRRKNSEIVNGKRILPDSIIEKYTIN, encoded by the coding sequence ATGAAATCTAAAACCAATTCTGTAAACAGTATATTCCTATATAATATTAGAAGAGCTACTACTGCATTCACAGGCTTTGCCTTAATTTTTCTTATTTTCCTGTTTATACTCAGTGGAGTAGAGGTAAGCCTGGGAATAGCAAATCATACGGTCGAAAATGGATTTTCAGATCTTTTTTTGTGGAGTTGCCTTGAAGATCTAAAGTTCTTTTTCACCTGGCTTTTACCTGCTTATCTTATTTTTTCCATTTTATATTTACTAAGTAAACAGATTGCCAGATTTTCATTTATAATATTTAGCATTGTATTTTTCCTGGGGCAACTTGGTCTTGTTTTTTACTTTAACACCACGCTTTTAATGCTGGGAAGTGATATTTTCGGGTATTCAACCGATGAAATAATGCAGACAGTTGGTGCTTCAGGTACCTTGAGCTTAACTCCAGTACTTATATTCATCGTTGTGGTAACAGGTTTGGTTGCTTCGCTATTCTATCTGCCTAAAAAACTTAATTTTGGGATTATATTTCCTTCTGTATTAGTATTATTTTCAGTTGTATTCATACTTTTTGGAGCTTCTGAAAAGTTAATTACTGCGGACTTAAATTCAGATTTTGAAACAAATTTAATTAAGAATAAATCCCAGCATTTCTTTTCTGAAACGTACGCTTACCTTGATCCAGATCTTTATGAAACCGATATTTATGCTGAAAGTTACCTGGGGGAATTCTTTTCAAAATATGCCAATGCAGAGCCTATAGAATATCTGGATGATCCAGATTACCCATTTTTGCATAAGGAATTGAAGAGTGATGTGCTTTCTCCATTTTTCGACACACAGGAAAAGGCACCAAATATCGTAATTATCCTTGTGGAAGGACTGGGAAGGGCCTTCACGAATCGCGGTGCTTATTTAGGCAACTTTACACCATACCTGGATTCTCTTTCTACAGAAAGTCTTTACTGGTCAAATTTCTTAAGTAATGGCGGTCGTACCTTTGCCGTGCTACCTTCACTGCTTGGTTCTTTGCCATTTTCAGAAAATGGTTTTCTGGAGATGAAAGATAAAATGCCAAATCAAATTTCCCTTCTGAATCTTCTTAAAAAGAATGGCTATAGAACATCCTTTTATTATGGAGGAAATTCTGAATTTGATAAAATGGACATGTACTTAAAAAAGAACAGGATAGACCAAATTATTGATGAAAATGATTTCCCGTCTTCCTATAAAAAGATACCGGCTTCCAATTCTGGGTTTACATGGGGTTATGGCGATAAGGAATTGTTCAGGTACTATTTAAATACTAAATCAGGGGAAGATAATCAACCCAGATTAGACGTGTTACTTACCGTTAGCACCCATGATCCTTTTCTCATTGATGAAACTGAAAAGTATACTCAAAAATTTGAGAATAGAATGACTGAGTTTGGTTTTAGTGAAGGGAAAAAAAGTGACTATAGAAATTACACCAGGCAATATACCAGTGTCCTTTTTGCAGATGACGCGATTAAAGATTTTATAGAGACTTATAAAAAGAGGGACGATTTTGAAAATACAATTTTCATCATAACCGGGGATCATAGGATTCCGGAGATACCCATGGCTTCAAAAATTGATCGTTATCACGTACCCTTACTTATTTATTCGCCTATGATAAACCGGCCTGCAGAATTTGAATCTGTTTCTTCCCATTTTGATATTGCACCGAGTTTAATCTCATTTTTGGAAAATAATTATAAAGTAAAGTCTCCTAAAATAAACAGTTTCGTGGGCCGGGGGCTGGATACGACCAGGAATTTTCAGAATATTCATCAAATTCCTTTAATGCAGACTAAAACAGATCTAATTGATTTTGTAATGGGGGAATATCATTTAAATGGAGATGACCTGTATCATTTAACCCGTGAATTCAAAGAAGAGATCGTTAAAGACCCTGCTAAAGTAGAAGAAATCAGGAATGGATTTAATCAGTTCAGAAGAAAGAATTCAGAGATCGTGAATGGTAAGAGAATTTTACCGGATTCTATTATTGAAAAATATACGATTAACTAG
- a CDS encoding TetR/AcrR family transcriptional regulator, whose translation MARTKQYREEDVIQKAMDLFWRNGYEATSVRMLEKEMGINQFSIYSSFGSKNGVFLESIKVYKNKLNSIRHTLKESNNGVLGIKQFFYDFLEFTKDNNLNKGCLVCNTVSELGNKAKPEVLAQLMKFTEEIRDLFLKNLEQVQGKTPEAVEKEANFLMTSMLGLSLGSRILEKQQLDDFIETTFKSI comes from the coding sequence ATGGCAAGAACTAAGCAGTATAGAGAAGAAGATGTTATTCAGAAAGCAATGGATCTTTTCTGGAGAAATGGATATGAAGCCACCTCTGTACGTATGCTTGAAAAGGAAATGGGAATTAATCAGTTTTCTATATATTCTAGTTTTGGTAGTAAGAATGGGGTGTTCCTGGAAAGTATTAAGGTTTACAAAAATAAACTGAATAGTATTAGACATACACTTAAAGAATCTAATAACGGAGTATTGGGTATAAAACAATTCTTTTATGACTTTCTTGAATTTACAAAAGACAATAATTTAAATAAAGGTTGCCTGGTTTGTAATACGGTAAGTGAATTGGGAAATAAGGCTAAGCCGGAGGTTTTAGCTCAGTTAATGAAATTTACTGAAGAGATCAGAGATCTGTTTTTAAAGAATTTAGAGCAGGTTCAGGGAAAAACTCCTGAAGCAGTAGAGAAAGAAGCGAACTTTCTTATGACCTCCATGCTGGGATTATCTTTAGGATCCAGAATTCTGGAAAAACAACAACTCGACGACTTTATAGAAACCACCTTTAAATCTATATAA
- a CDS encoding SdiA-regulated domain-containing protein: MSRVIIGIVAAVLVLAGVVAFSFSEKFESGISPDAKGEREYTINNQWRLPKVLEEVSGIHYYTPNKLASIQDEDGTIFIYDLQKKEIEREIDFAGSGDYEALTVKAKDAYVLRSDGVLFEVKDFLSNPKTIKYEPDLKHSVNFEGLCLSKDSKKLLMITKDEDVSNGIKNVYSFDLASKKFDKTIPFKLETEKGIFKDFKGSFRPSEIEINPETGKYYVLDGKNPRLLILNSSFKVLRLISLDEGEFAQPEGLSFAEDGRLFISNEAGKNNANILEIIINPEK, translated from the coding sequence ATGAGCAGAGTAATCATAGGAATCGTTGCAGCTGTGCTTGTACTCGCAGGCGTGGTTGCATTTTCCTTTAGCGAAAAATTTGAAAGTGGTATTTCTCCTGATGCTAAGGGCGAACGGGAATATACCATTAACAATCAATGGCGTCTTCCAAAAGTGCTGGAAGAGGTTTCGGGAATCCATTATTATACTCCTAATAAACTTGCCAGTATTCAGGATGAAGATGGAACGATCTTTATTTATGATCTGCAGAAAAAAGAAATAGAGCGGGAGATAGATTTTGCCGGAAGTGGAGATTATGAAGCCTTGACTGTAAAAGCTAAAGATGCTTATGTATTAAGAAGCGATGGAGTTCTTTTTGAAGTAAAAGATTTTTTAAGCAATCCTAAAACTATCAAGTATGAACCAGATTTAAAACATTCTGTCAATTTTGAAGGACTTTGTCTTAGTAAGGATTCAAAAAAACTATTAATGATTACCAAGGATGAAGATGTTAGTAACGGGATTAAGAATGTCTATAGTTTTGATCTTGCTTCCAAAAAATTCGATAAAACTATTCCTTTTAAGCTGGAAACCGAAAAGGGAATCTTCAAGGATTTTAAAGGCTCCTTCAGACCTTCTGAAATTGAAATAAACCCGGAAACCGGTAAGTACTATGTTCTTGATGGTAAGAATCCAAGGTTGCTTATTCTTAATTCTTCATTTAAGGTATTACGATTAATTTCTTTGGATGAGGGTGAATTTGCTCAACCTGAAGGTCTAAGTTTTGCCGAAGACGGCAGACTGTTTATTTCTAATGAAGCTGGAAAGAACAATGCCAATATTCTGGAAATAATAATAAATCCGGAGAAGTAA
- a CDS encoding TVP38/TMEM64 family protein, which produces MDHVITNEKNISQSKLPLYTSLAIVALIISAYFFVPSAQNFMDEAWSVLTSGNNQKIQHWFKGFGWIAPILLILAMVFQMFLIVIPTIALMVVSILAYGPVWGSIIAFIAVFTASSVGYVIGHYFGPGLVEKIIGHKSKKKVADFLEDYGFWAIFITRLNPFLSNDAISFVCGVLKMSYRKFITATLTGIAPLTIFIAILGKSTQGLKTGLLWGSIISLLLFGGFVYWDKKIRK; this is translated from the coding sequence ATGGATCATGTGATTACTAACGAAAAAAACATTAGTCAGAGTAAACTTCCTTTATATACATCTCTGGCTATAGTAGCTTTGATCATTTCAGCTTACTTTTTTGTCCCTTCAGCGCAAAACTTTATGGATGAAGCATGGAGTGTGCTTACAAGTGGAAACAATCAAAAGATCCAGCATTGGTTTAAAGGATTTGGCTGGATTGCGCCTATATTATTAATTCTGGCAATGGTATTCCAGATGTTTTTAATAGTGATTCCTACGATTGCTTTAATGGTGGTAAGTATATTAGCTTACGGCCCGGTTTGGGGCAGTATCATTGCATTTATTGCTGTTTTTACGGCATCTAGTGTAGGATATGTTATAGGTCATTATTTTGGACCGGGACTTGTAGAAAAGATCATAGGTCATAAATCTAAAAAGAAAGTGGCCGATTTTCTTGAAGATTATGGCTTTTGGGCAATTTTCATTACCAGGTTAAATCCGTTTCTTTCTAATGATGCTATTAGTTTTGTTTGTGGGGTATTAAAAATGAGTTATAGAAAATTTATAACAGCGACGCTTACTGGAATAGCTCCGTTGACAATATTCATTGCTATATTAGGTAAAAGCACTCAAGGATTAAAAACGGGTTTACTGTGGGGGTCTATTATTAGTTTACTGCTTTTTGGAGGCTTCGTTTACTGGGACAAGAAAATCAGGAAATAA
- a CDS encoding histidine kinase dimerization/phospho-acceptor domain-containing protein, with amino-acid sequence MKLLNYTSKYFAWLLFFVLTGWAVIFYFQMLDEIYDSMDDGLENQKMLVIRNARQRDTVQTKTDFGDGYFTLHEISESTALKFKDSYRDTLMYMQNEKDFEPVRLLESVFKREDQYYKVKIITSMVEEDDLVEDLLFSIIWLYVGLILSILILNNLILKKVWNPFYKLIENLKNFKIENDSKIELENSKIDEFNTLNENIENLITKSVKSYQDQKQFIENASHELQTPIAISINKLELLLEDNDLKVSQANRIVTVIENLERLSRFNQSLLLLSKIENKQFTELQEVNFNQLTQKIVDNFEDLLHHKNVDIIIENIEDLKFSMNPDLAQILLTNLIKNSILHNSDSANIKISLRSHSWQISNKGSHTLEEQDLFTRFQKVNDTSSSSGLGLAISKAIADTYQLKLSYIYREVHIFKIDF; translated from the coding sequence TTGAAATTACTCAATTACACCTCTAAATATTTTGCCTGGCTGTTATTCTTTGTATTAACTGGATGGGCGGTTATTTTCTATTTTCAGATGTTAGATGAGATCTATGATAGTATGGATGATGGTCTGGAAAACCAAAAGATGCTGGTAATTAGAAATGCCAGGCAAAGGGATACTGTGCAAACCAAAACAGATTTTGGCGATGGGTATTTTACTTTGCATGAAATTAGTGAATCTACAGCCCTGAAATTTAAGGATTCCTACCGCGATACTCTGATGTATATGCAAAATGAAAAGGATTTTGAACCGGTTCGTTTGCTGGAAAGTGTTTTTAAACGGGAAGATCAATATTATAAAGTTAAGATCATCACGTCTATGGTAGAGGAAGACGACCTGGTAGAAGATCTTCTTTTTTCCATAATATGGTTATATGTTGGCTTGATCTTAAGTATCCTGATCTTAAATAATCTTATCCTGAAGAAAGTTTGGAATCCCTTCTACAAGCTGATTGAAAATCTGAAGAATTTCAAAATTGAAAATGATTCTAAAATAGAACTGGAAAACTCAAAAATAGACGAGTTCAATACCCTTAATGAAAATATAGAAAATTTAATAACAAAGTCGGTAAAAAGTTACCAGGATCAAAAACAGTTTATAGAAAATGCATCACATGAATTACAAACCCCTATAGCGATAAGTATCAATAAGCTGGAGTTATTATTAGAAGATAACGATCTAAAGGTTTCCCAGGCGAATAGAATAGTTACGGTAATAGAAAACCTGGAGCGTCTATCAAGGTTTAACCAGTCTCTTTTGCTATTATCTAAAATAGAGAACAAGCAGTTTACGGAGCTTCAGGAAGTAAATTTTAATCAATTAACTCAAAAAATTGTTGATAATTTTGAAGATCTGCTCCATCATAAAAATGTTGATATTATAATTGAAAATATTGAAGATCTAAAATTTTCTATGAATCCGGATCTGGCACAAATTCTTTTAACCAATCTCATAAAAAATTCTATACTTCATAATTCTGATTCAGCTAATATAAAGATCAGCCTAAGATCCCATTCCTGGCAAATTTCAAACAAAGGAAGCCATACTTTAGAGGAACAGGATCTTTTTACCCGTTTTCAGAAAGTAAATGATACTTCAAGTTCTTCAGGTCTGGGGCTGGCAATCTCAAAGGCCATCGCAGATACCTATCAGCTCAAACTTTCTTATATATACCGGGAAGTACATATTTTCAAAATAGATTTTTAG
- a CDS encoding SDR family oxidoreductase: MSISIENKVALVTGANRGIGKAIVKSFIKHGAKKVYLAVRDTGSTKDLEEEFGSKVETLEADLSNKTSIQELANKSKDVEIVVNNAGVGKPHTTIADGVEEDLQKHFDVNVFGLLRVANAFAETLIKNKGALVQMNSVASIKNFPHLSTYSASKAASYSLTQGIRADLGEKGVSVLSVHPGPIDTEMAAEAGFDDPASTETVSEGIVKALKASDFHLFPDEMAKQVEQAYKEFSENVVLADFSE; this comes from the coding sequence ATGAGTATTTCAATAGAGAATAAAGTCGCATTAGTAACCGGTGCAAATAGAGGAATTGGTAAGGCAATCGTGAAATCTTTTATAAAACACGGTGCAAAAAAGGTATATCTTGCCGTTCGGGATACAGGTTCTACAAAAGATCTGGAAGAAGAATTTGGAAGTAAAGTAGAAACCCTTGAGGCAGATCTATCTAATAAAACCTCCATCCAGGAACTGGCGAATAAGTCAAAAGATGTAGAAATTGTGGTTAACAATGCAGGAGTTGGAAAACCGCATACTACCATTGCTGATGGGGTAGAAGAAGATCTTCAAAAGCATTTTGATGTCAATGTCTTTGGTTTGCTAAGGGTTGCAAATGCTTTTGCTGAAACCCTGATAAAGAATAAGGGGGCGTTGGTACAGATGAATTCGGTAGCTTCTATCAAGAACTTCCCGCATCTTTCTACTTATTCTGCTTCAAAAGCAGCTTCCTATTCACTAACACAAGGAATAAGAGCAGATCTTGGGGAGAAAGGTGTGAGTGTATTAAGTGTGCATCCCGGACCGATTGATACTGAAATGGCTGCCGAAGCAGGTTTTGATGATCCGGCTTCCACAGAAACCGTTTCAGAAGGTATTGTGAAAGCACTTAAAGCGAGTGATTTTCATTTATTCCCCGATGAAATGGCGAAGCAGGTAGAACAGGCTTACAAGGAGTTTTCAGAAAATGTGGTCCTGGCAGACTTTTCAGAATAG
- a CDS encoding flavodoxin family protein produces MDKNNFNGLKAVFVNCTLKKSPSKSHTADLMRVSKGIMETEGVAVEMIRLVDHEVPAGVQPDMTEEGFDKDDWPEIYKKIIDADILVIGTPIWLGERSSIASRLIERLYAMSGYQNDKGQYVYYGKAGGCIITGNEDGVKHCSMGILYALQHLGYSIPPQADAGWIGKVGPGPSYGDTEWDGEKKDPPVGYDSEFTNRNTTFMTYNLMHLAKMLKDQGGYPEYGNSREKWDDGTRWNFENPEYR; encoded by the coding sequence ATGGATAAAAATAATTTTAATGGCCTCAAGGCTGTATTTGTAAACTGTACCTTAAAGAAATCGCCATCTAAAAGTCATACGGCAGATTTAATGCGTGTTTCCAAAGGAATTATGGAAACTGAAGGTGTAGCTGTAGAAATGATACGCCTTGTGGATCATGAGGTGCCTGCGGGAGTGCAACCAGATATGACTGAGGAGGGATTTGATAAAGATGACTGGCCGGAGATCTATAAAAAAATTATAGATGCAGATATTTTGGTTATTGGAACTCCTATTTGGCTGGGAGAACGCTCATCTATAGCTTCAAGACTCATTGAACGCTTATACGCTATGAGCGGATACCAAAATGATAAGGGGCAGTATGTTTATTATGGCAAAGCCGGCGGTTGTATAATTACAGGAAATGAGGACGGAGTTAAACATTGTTCTATGGGAATTCTATATGCTCTACAGCACCTTGGGTATAGTATTCCGCCGCAGGCAGATGCGGGTTGGATTGGCAAAGTTGGACCCGGGCCGAGTTATGGAGATACTGAATGGGATGGTGAAAAGAAAGATCCTCCGGTAGGATATGATTCAGAATTTACCAATAGGAATACTACTTTTATGACCTATAATTTGATGCACCTGGCGAAAATGCTTAAAGATCAGGGAGGATATCCTGAGTATGGGAATTCCAGAGAAAAATGGGATGATGGCACACGCTGGAATTTTGAAAACCCGGAATATCGATAA
- a CDS encoding EthD family reductase, giving the protein MIKLTVMYPNSADLKFDKEYYINHHGQLLKDLLGEAIISSDVNMGVAGGNPDEPAPYFVITNLVFKSMESFQQSFGEHRQKILEDLPNFTNVKPEVQISEVV; this is encoded by the coding sequence ATGATAAAATTAACAGTGATGTATCCAAATAGTGCTGATTTAAAATTCGATAAAGAATATTATATAAATCATCATGGTCAATTACTGAAAGATCTATTAGGGGAGGCTATTATTTCGTCTGATGTGAATATGGGAGTAGCCGGCGGTAATCCCGATGAACCTGCACCTTATTTTGTAATTACCAACCTGGTTTTTAAATCTATGGAATCTTTTCAACAATCGTTTGGAGAACATAGACAAAAGATTTTAGAAGATCTTCCAAATTTCACCAATGTGAAACCGGAGGTTCAAATTAGTGAAGTGGTATAG
- a CDS encoding helix-turn-helix transcriptional regulator, with translation MKNRLKVLRAEYNMTQAQLADETGVSRQTINAIEKGKFDPSLPLAFRFSRLFKLKIEEIFDDEE, from the coding sequence ATGAAAAACAGACTCAAAGTACTGCGTGCCGAATATAATATGACCCAGGCACAACTGGCAGATGAAACAGGGGTTTCCAGGCAAACCATCAATGCGATCGAAAAAGGTAAATTTGATCCCAGTTTACCATTGGCATTTAGATTTTCCAGACTTTTCAAATTGAAGATCGAGGAAATATTTGATGATGAGGAATAA